The Tenrec ecaudatus isolate mTenEca1 chromosome 12, mTenEca1.hap1, whole genome shotgun sequence genomic interval TATTTCTGCATTCTAATCACTAGTGATTGCAACTCTTTCTTGATTTTATGCTACATTAGTTTCAAACTGGAAATGTTGGTGAAAATTTTcaagttcttcatttttggcATTTATTGTTggtttataaatttgaataatagttgactggcttgtctttctTGGAGATATATAGGTATTGTCTTATCACTGACAGTATTGCACATCAGGACAAagattgaaatgttctttttgacaattgaTATAATTCCTTTTCAATTTCTCATTCCAATTTAGTTGACCATATGAATGTCTAATTCAAAATGATCAATACTAATCCATTTGAGCACATGATACCAATCTTTACTTTTGttggcttccaattttcctagattcctatTTCTTACATTCCATGTTCAGTTATTAGAGGATGATTATAGCTTCTTCTCATTTGAGCCATGCCCCTCAGAAAATGAAACTCCTGTCAATTTTGCTTCATCTGGGTCATTCGGGCCAATGCTGTTAGAGAAGAGAGCCAATTATATTTTTGCCAATAGTACTTTGAGTGCCTGATGGGCTAATCTCCCAGCACTATATCAGATAATATTTTGTTGCTTTTAATAAGATTTCATGGGCCAATTTTATTAGAAATGGCTTCCCATGTCCATCTCCCTAGTCTGTCGTAGTCTATAAGTTCCACTGGAACTTGTTCACCatgggtgagcctgctggcattTGTAACCAGTGGCATATTTCTAACATTACAGCAACACATAAACCACCATAGTACAGTGAACTGATAAATGAGTGTTGGTCTCATTCTCAAATATTTAGAATTACTCTGTTAATATTAATGCATGCTGTAGGTAGCTGTGTATAGGAAAGGTTTGGGGATGGAAGGGAAAGCAGGTGCACGTTCATTATGAAGAATGAACCCTGGGTTTCTGGTTGCTGGAAAAGGGTTGAAGTGCAGAATATAGGCCAAACTTTAATTGCTATAAAAGGGAACTCTATTCCtcctttaatgctttctcttttcaATCCCAGGTTCTCCGTTATTTTTGTATTCCTTGGTGCTGTGATCATCACATCAGTTTTGTTGCTTTTTCCTCGAGCCACTGAATTTCCAACCCCAGATGTGGAAATTAAGGTAAAACTGTGGGTTTAATTTTTCCTACTGCTTTGTTGCTGCCCTGCCCAATGGTACTTTCTGATAGTAGATTGGCTGAAATGTACTAGAACCATAAAATTCAAACAGTGGCtgagaaaaccccaaaccaaatccaaactcaatgctaccaagtcaattccaacctgtAAGTACCATCTCCATGAACTAAAGTATAAATTCATACCTCAGTTCTCTGTCTTTTCAATGGGAATAGTGTTATAGACTATCTTATTTCTGGATTATTGCTTGTGTAAATATTGAAAAATAGCATAGAgcaaatacaaaccaaaaatcaatCCCTCTGTCCTTTGTCATACAGATTTCAGAACCAGGAGAAGATAAGGGAGTGTGAGCAAAGCATGTTTATCAGCATGGCCAGCAGAGATGGAGTTCTCAtgttcaaattttaaaaactagagCTTGCAGCAATCTGATTCAGGACTAGATCAATAATACATGACCTGGGCTTTCTGCACCCAAGGCCTGCTAATTGTCATTAAAAAGTACGACCTGTCAACTGTGCAAACATGTAGCCCCTGAGAGATGCGTTCAGTACTGGAGGTCAAACTTAAATGAAAGCTGTTTTATCAAGTGGAGCTTTGTTGTATGATGCGTGTTGAGGTAATTTCTAGACCAGTTGCATTTACTTTGGGtgtcagtgattgtgccagtgcTTGGATTTGATAGGCCTTTGTGTATGAGTTTCTTATTATGTGTACTGTTTGCTTTCTTACTATTGCTCGAACAAATTGCTACAAAGTCTCACTGGGCTAAAAATCAAGGGCACTGGCAAGTCTATTTTCTTCTGAGGCTCTGGAAGAAAATTCATTTCTCTACCCCTTTTGTATTCTTGAAGCCACCCACATTCCTTGGCTCATGGCCCCACCCTCATTTTCAGAGTTAGCAATATAGCACCTCTCTGACTCAACATCCATCTCTTTCTCTGATCCTCTCTATTGCTTTTAAAGATAATCGTGATTACATTGAACCCACCCATGTAATCCAGGATAACCTCCCCATTTCAAATCTGCAACCTTAGTTCCCTGTTGCCATGCCATCTAATATATTCATAGCTTTCAGGGATTATAATGTGGGCATACTAATTGGGGTAGAGGTCAGGGGGGAGGATTATTATTCCATTTaccaccatcttttttttttttttttgcattttggaTTCTTTACCAGGGTTCTTAAAGCTTATGGAAGTTATGAAATCACCTAGGTTCTTAAAGTTTTTGGAAGTTATGAAATCACTTAGTTGCTTAGTTTGTGTTGTTGTACCATTAGGTCTACAGATtatattgtttatttgttttttcctgCTCATTTGGATCTAGGGAGAGTCCATCTCTGGCAGTGTGAAGTAAAGAAGTAATCGAGTCAACACTAGTTataggggtgttttttttttttcagcaaagACCAACATTGGGTCTCAAGTGTTACTTGTTGGTATGGATCCTACTTAGGGCAAGTTGTCTATGTTTATCTCTTCTTCTTTTATCTTGGCCAAATGGCTGTTTTCCATAGAATGCTGAGCAATGAAAGTATGGCTCAGAGCTCTTTCGATGAAAGCATTAGAAAACAgtcttttcattttgaaaataaaacctGCAGATTGGCAATACAGTTGATTGTTAAGGCTGGGTCTTGAGTAGATGGGGGTTACTATAGTCattgtatttttatatatgttagaaactatttaaaaaacaacaaaatgagtCTTTTTAGCATCAAGCAAGCTTCTCATTATCACTTTAAAATAATGGATTTTGGAATTTTTCTGTTTTGAACTTATTCAAGGATTACAAAGTATTTAAAGAGACCTTGGAGTGCTTTTGGTTAGATGTCAAGcccaccagtgactccatggaCGAAATTATAGGgcggtctgttcccataaagatttacagtcctggaaaccttaTGTGGGGTCGCTAAGAGTCGAATTCAACTCGATGGCGCTGGGTTTTCAAAGTGTTTATTACTTGTTAAATTCAGCCATTCCCTGTGTCTTGCTAATCCTGCCTTTGCCTTTTATCTACTGCTTAAGAAGTTGTGGGGGAAAAATTCTCTCCTATCCTTTTACAGAAAGTGAGGGCAGGATGTTATGCGAAGTTTTAAATAGGAACAAACTCATTGTTTATTTGGCACAAACATCCATGTAGCAGAGCCTGGGTGCTGAAGTGATACTAATGTaaattttgatgttttctttttccaGATTGTGGATGCCTTTTTCATTGGCCGCTATGTCCTTCTGGCTTTGCTCAGTGCTGTATTTCTTGGAGGTCTCTTCTTGGTCCTAATTCATCATGTCTTGGAGCCTGTTTATGCGAAACCACTCCGGTCCTTTTGATCACTCTCCAAGAAAACAAGACACTCTGCTCGCTCCATTTTGATGTCATTGATGAGCAGAAAGACACTCTCCAGAACTTTATATCATTAGTCTTCATACCAGCAGGTCTGAAAAATCTCCATGCGTCCCTCTGGAAATTCCCTTGAGTCAGGGTTGCAGAATTGTTCCTCTGGGGATAAATTCTCACCAGCTTAAGAAGGCATGGTGTTGTCTTCTTACCACCAATACCTCAGGTTTTTCATCTGTTGACAGGGGACTAATAATAGTGATCTGCTTAGAATACATATTCAGTCAGGAGGTTACAAAGTAGATTTTTGGGAAAGAAACATTTTGGCTTCTCTTGTCAAATAAACCCTTTtggaggaaatagaagaaagaactaggaggtaaaggacatttatagaggtctatatacaggcatgtacatatgtacatatatttatatgttaagtattaaggtagcagactgacaccgggcctctactcaagtactcccttaatgcacaaatactttgttctaataacctaacaTTCTGTGAtgcataccttcctgacacaattgcagaagacaaaatgggtgcataagaaaatgtagtgaagaaagctgatggtgccaggttatcaaaagataagcatctgaggtcttaaaggcttgaaggtaaataagcggccatctagctgagaagcaacaaaacccacatggaagaagcacaacagcctgtgtgaccatgaggtatcgatgggatcaggtatcaggcatcaaagacccagaacaaaaaatcatatcattgtgaattagggggcgtgcagagtggagacccaaagccaatctataggcaactggacatccccttatagaagggtcacagagaggagacgaggcagtcaggatgcagtagagtaccgatgaaacgtacaactttcctctagttctttaacgcttcctccccgccactatcatgaccacagttctaccttacaaatccagctagaccagagcatgtacacaggtacagataagaggtggaaacacagggaatccaggagagataatcgcctcaggaccaatagtgagagtagtgataccaggaaggtatggGGAATGTGGGGAGGGAAAAGGTGAACCGATCAcaatgctctacatataaccccctcccagcgggatagacaacagaaaagtgggtgaagggagacatcagttaatGTAAGATGTGaagaaataatagtaatttataaattatcaaggattcatgagggagggagggaaaaaatgaacaggtgcgaaggactcaagtagaatgaaaatgttttgaaaatgatggtggcaacatatgtacaaatgtgcttgacacgatgaattgtgataaaagctgtacgagcccccaataaaatgattttttttaaaaagacaacccCTTTTGGATAATATATGAAATTACATAATAAATTGATGGTTTGAAATGATTAGAAGATAATTTATAAGTGAAAGGCAATCAGTTCAAAAGATTATTTTAATGTGGCAATTTAAAAGAGGTTTCCTATTGACTAATGCGTGCTTCTTAGTCCACAGAACTCTAAAGGCAAGGGTCTCGCTTCTCTTGGAGCCAGAGAGACATAGATCATCACCTGAGGGCTAACTGACACTTCATCCTGTTGACCGCAGCTTTCAGAATTTATATGTATGTGTTTCAAATTTGTTTGGGGATTAAAGTAAGGGTGTGGAAATGTTGGGCTTTTTGGCCTTCTCATTGAGCTATACATCCTGGATCCTTTTTCTTCTGGGATTTAAGACCTCACTGCGTCCTAATTAAATACTGTAGGAATCTATTCTGAGATAATGTCACCCCTCTTCATTTTTGTAGCCATTTCTCCAAAATGGATGAGGAATATCTACTCAGGACGATATGTAACTGAAAGCCCAGGCTAAGTGGAGGGGCTCTGGGCTGGCTCTGTTTTGAAAGACTTATTTTAATTCCCTGTGCTAATTGAAGAAGAATTTTCTGGCCAAAAATTAAGAATCAAAAAAACAATTTAGAGAGAGAACATTGAATACATTCTAGATGCCAGTAGAACCCTAATTGCTTTGAAATTGATTTAATTCTTCCAGCAACCATATTATACTCCTCTTAAGGTAGAGGGGAAAGATAGGggcttaaagggattaaataatTTGCCCAAGCTTCACATAACAGGTAGACCCCAAAGTCTACCcaggagtagaaagaaaacagattATGTTTTCTTGGTTTGTAGAACCTTGAGAGCTTCAGGAAGGCTATGATCATTTCCACTTGACTTCCTCTCTGGTTCCTTATCAGTGTGAGTACTCAGCGAGGAGATGAGCGCTACAGGAAGAGGGGAAAGGACTACTGACTTTGAGAGAGAAAGGCTAGTGAGGGT includes:
- the TMEM218 gene encoding transmembrane protein 218, encoding MAGTVLGVGAGVFILALLWVLVLLLCALLSRASGIARFSVIFVFLGAVIITSVLLLFPRATEFPTPDVEIKIVDAFFIGRYVLLALLSAVFLGGLFLVLIHHVLEPVYAKPLRSF